The Oncorhynchus clarkii lewisi isolate Uvic-CL-2024 chromosome 23, UVic_Ocla_1.0, whole genome shotgun sequence genomic interval tcgtgaactacAGAAAAAGGatggccgaacacgcccccattcacatcgatggcGACTACGGGCTGCTGGCCtactagagttcctctgtccagtgtctgtgttcttttgcacatcataatattttatttttataggccagtctgagatatggctttttcttcgcAACTCTGgctggaaggccagcatcccggagtcgcctcttcactgttcactgttgatgttaaccccttatttttgacTCTACACAGTGCCCATTTATATTACACTTACATTAATGTTTTCAACTGGTACTGGGGGACCTTCAGAAGAGTTCCAAGATgcttgtgggggttgtagagcaaTACGGAGAACACTATCGTGTTTGtgtgagtctcatctttccataatGGGGTGGTTTGTAATagtaatagtttgtaggccaaaccattcggACACTACATATGATTTTGTGAGAAAGTCTGatacctttcaccgcagatgcggaagtgcgacataGGCAGATGGCGTagattgagatgcatccaatgcaaaaaaatattactagcttaaactgacagatttttatggggattttttacttacgctaattagatttccacggggcagaaggagagaggatcCCAAATGAGTAAAGGTGTAGAAAAGCATGATACTAGCTTAACACGGAATGCACTGGGATGGAGTCAGACAGCTCTTTTTCTGGTTTCTTATGAAGCCTAGAGACTGAATATGGTAGCATGGATGTGTGTAACACTGCTTGGCCCCTCGACACTGCCGCAAACAGCCAATAGCTGTAATAGTCAGCGGCTCATGAGTTTGCAGACTCTGAGGTGCTTGGTCTAGAATGGGACATAAAGTCCCTTCCATTTTAGTAACAAGGAACACCGGCTGTCCCGGGTCTTCGACATAGGAACCATTTGGAATTACATGCTTCTGGAATCGAGAGGATATTTTCTCCCTCAAAATGGGCACTGAGGCCACTGGACCTCAATTTGATGACGCTGCAGAAGTTTGTGGGACACACAACAAATTGTAGCCTGTACCCTGATGTCAATGTTCACAGGGAGACACTGCGCATGCACACCATTGGTTGGAGCAGATAGCGAGACTCCCGTGAAGTGCCATCTGAAGGGGCTGGACGCCGCCTTGTGAACTGGGAGTGATTGGTTCTTCTTCCATTTCCACCACCTTTAACAACCGTGTGTCTGAACATGGGGAACACTTTTTATCGAACTCACATGCAGGAGACATGCAGGTGCCAAGGTTTCCCTAAAGCCCGGCCCACTCTGGGTACACTGGCTCCGGCGATCAGTGACGTATTCCAATTGGCAGTGCCACTTGGGGGTACTGTTGTCACAATGAGTCTCCCTCGGTTTAGGTTTAGGCTGTAAGATGGGTTCCGGGAACCGGTTGGCAcccagcactggaccacacgactctGCTGCCAACAACTAATCGCCTATAGAGCCCATAATCTGTACCTCATATGGACTAGTGAGCTACAGGCAGGAATCACAGTAATGTTTTTGTGGAGAGGCACACTGGTCACTCAGACCCTTGCCAAGGCCCCTTGTTCCAGGAGTTACCCCAGGGACTGAACATAGGCTAAACAAGAGAGCTACCTCAGAAACTCCACCGTGGGGATGCAGTGCTCATTTGGCTAGCCCGGTCTCAAAACTTCACATTGGACGGATCACTGAGATGGGACCAGACCCTTCATCAATAAGTCTGGGAAGAGAGGCAAGCAGTGCTTGACCGAGGCTGACACAGGCGGCGGGGTGTACCCACCAAACCTGGCCGCCCTCTCTCTTTGAGTAGCCTCCTGTAATCGGCGACAGAGCACACAGGAGTCGGGTTGGGTGCGAGCAGACAAGGCAGACAAGACATTTGCTCAGACCACCCAATCCATCTCCTCTTCCAGCGCCTCGGTCCCAGCCGATACTGGCATCCGGGAAGGGAACGTTGTCATCGGTAATTCCAAGCTTCCTCAAGAATGCTTACACGTCTTTCCAGGACGTTGGTACACAGTATGTGGCAATGCGCACATGGACTGGTTCGAGTGAGGGCCGCCGAAGCATGCTCCAAGCCAAGACACAGTACACATAGCATAGACTGTGAGTATCTTTCagagaaatgctataaccacatGACTGGCAGCATGATCTCCACCCTATTGCACCTATTGCACCAGCAAATTGAAGAATAATTAATTGTTTGTGATTAGAAACTTATGAGAACAAGCACAACCTTCAACACACAATGTTGTGGGGGTGAGCACAATCTAGCACTAAGAGACAGTTTAGTTAGCACAACATAATTGTTTGTTTAAGTAGTGTGAATTGTTCCTCTTCACTCCAAGGTGAAGAGCAGAATAATTGAATGAATGAATCTGAGTCTCAGGCTTATCACCTGTGGAAGGTGGGGCTTCCAGCAAGCCACCAAATTCATTGGCCTTGTCAGGTGTGATTGTAGATCCTTCAACCGATGTCGTGAGAGTGCAACTCCCCATAGTATGTTATACCGAAGTTGACTGACTGAAAGGTAGGCTTTGCTGTGAACCCCTATTTATAGTATTTTCACCAGTTTTAGCATGCAAAGAACATGCAAACTCAAATCCACTAAAATGTGTCTGATTGAAGCCCCTTTCCCAATCTCTAACCCTGCTTTATTGTGGTATTTGCAGAGTGTCTGGACAGTGACATGAGCCCATATGTTCTGGCAGCGGGGAGGTTTCAGCAAAGTTGTATGGACGCTGGGttaattgctgtgtgtgtgtttgaccccCCTAATTAGTGGACATAACTCTAAAATCCATTGGTACTTTCTTTGTCCACCCAATATGGTGACTCAACAGAATTTGAAGAATGTGTAGAACACTGAAAAATCACCTAATTGAGGGCATCCATATGAATCCAACACACCAGTCCACCCACTAAGTTAGAGTGCTTTGAATGAGAGATGAATGAGAATTGGATTCATTTTGATGCTATTCCTGGGCccctctgtgtgttgtgtgtgtcagtgttactgatggaaagagacagaaaggcagCGCTCCTCTATTCAACACCACCACATTAGCATATCTCACAGAGTGTAACCAAACGACCTAGCCACCTGTAGCTGCTGTAGCCTGCCTGACTCTCAATATAGTGCAAAAACATTTCACTGCCAccccactctgtgtgtgtgtgtgtgtgtgtgtgtgtgtgtgtgtgtgtgtgtgtgtgtgtgtgtgtgtgtgtgtgtgtgtgtgtgtgtgtgtgtgtgtgtgtgtgtgtgtgtgtgtgtgtgtgtgtgtgtgtgtgtgagagagagagagagagagagcagggagagtagAAAAGTCTCGACACATTGggctttccttctctctcacttcttactctccctctcctatctctcctgctttctctcgttctccctctcgctctccctctacctctataACTCTCCTTCTttatctgtctatctctctctctccacagcacacaaacacacacacacttgggcaCACTTACtgctactctctctctgcctcagggAGTGTCTACCAGAGAGGGTGATGAGGGGGGAGAATCTCATCCCCCTTCAGGACCTCCCCCTGGTCTCTGATTGGTTGAGGTAGCACTGTGTGAGGCCTGTGATAAGCTGAGCCAGAGCTGTGTGGGGCCAGTGGGAGGGAGAGTGTTCTGGGAGTCTGCTAGGGGACCTGACAGAATACAGGGAGAAACTATCCCACTAGCTGATATACTGTAGCTGCTCCACACACACTgctagacacagacagagagagaaggagagaggtggaggcagagacagaggaagagacagctgtggagtgagatagagagaactgcaggaagagagtaagagagagatagagagatttaGAATTTGACAGACAGAGAATTAGACAGAGGGAAAGGAGGCACACACAGCACTCACCCTCCACTGACCCCTCGTCTTACCCTCGACTCTACCTTATCTCCCCACTTACAACAACctgaggcagagacacacagctctaccagcgcagagatgagatgactggacacacactaacacacacattttctctctGTTGAAAGAAGACCAGAATACACACTTTCTTTTTGTTTtctgtctcagctcctgctctcGTTCTTGGCCAGGAAAAAAGGATTACAGTTTATTTCTTCAGCACAGTCTTTATTCTCCAAAATCCCCGAGTCACGTTGGACAATTTGGATACGTTcctcttttctttctccctccaaGAGCACAGAGCAACATGGCACAGGGACAAAATAACCACAGCAACAGCAGGCAACAGCGGGCACAACTACTCACTAACCCCTTCTCCACCATGGCACTGTCCCTCTCCAtgtccttcttcctcctcctcctcttcctcacctcccCTGCCTCGACCGCCGACGAATACGACTACTACAGCTGGCAATCAGACAACTTCCACAACGGTCGTTTCTACACAAAGCAGCCGCAGTGTGTGGACATCCCCGCCGATTTACGCCTCTGTCACAACGTGGGCTACAAGAAGATGCGCCTCCCCAACCTGCTGGACCACGAGACCATGCCGGAGGTCAAACAGCAGGCGGGTAGCTGGGTGCCGCTCCTCGCCAAGCGGTGCCACGCAGATACACAGGTGTTCCTGTGTTCCCTTTTTGCCCCGGTGTGTCTGGACAGGCCCATCTACCCGTGTCGCTCGCTGTGCGAGGCCGTGAGGGATAGCTGTGCCCCAGTTATGGAAACCTACGGGTTCCCTTGGCCAGAGATGTTGACCTGTGATAAGTTTCCTATTGATAATGATCTGTGTATCCCCATGCAGTTTTCTGGGAACCAGGCCACCCCGGCTCCAGGTAAGATCAAACACACACTTATTCACAACCTTATTTTTTCTTGCATGTTTAGAGACTGTATGCTGACTTGTGTAAAAGATTGCCCCTAAATGACATGGTAATTGTCCCTTCCCTATAGTAATAACTTGTTTAGTTGACTGTTTGTCAGGTTGAATGTTGTTTGTGCCTCCACACATCACACTGGCTCTAGATGGGAGAGAGCCCAAACCCCAATGCAGGTTAACTCTTACTCCTGCTTCAGAGCTTTGAACAGAAGATATGGTAGAACAGGATTTACGTTTCATTTTAAGTAATGGAAGGAATAATCTTTGGATAGGAAAGAACAAACCACTGAAACAATTTTGATAGTTATAGATATAAATATACACCTTTTAAGTCAATGTAACTGCTATAAGATATACTGTAGCTGGGGAAGGAAGTATAGTGATGTTCCAGATTAGATATCAGAATGAATTATATTCCATTAGGTCAGCTAATATGCAAGTCAGTGTTTCTTCTACTGTATGTGAAAGCTGGAAATAATAGATAGACCACAATGAAATGTCCATGTGTTCAATATAACTTCTACTATAAAACAGAGTGACATTAAAGAAAGACCAAGGGAACGATTTCATGTCAAATATTTCAACGATTTATTGTTATTGCAATGGCAGAGATTAAAATAAAAGTTACTGTAGACCAAGGGAAACATTTTCAGTTTGTGTATCAGACTACAGTAGAACTGCTAGTGTGTGTAAAAAATTAAATGAAGAACAAGTTGACAGTTTCAGACTGATCTCAGTGACAGCAGCTTTTCAGATAAACCCTTATACCAGGCACAGTCTAAGGCTATTCCTGAATCTCTGAAAACACTTTCAGAGATTCTGCCTTCAGCATGCTTTTAACTCTCGGAGTAGGTTTATTCTGGGTCAGGGACCCTAAACTTAAATGTGCTTCCAAACAAATTCTCAGTTAAAACAAGAAAAGAAGAAAATATCAAAATCAGATGCTGATTGAAACCATGTTTGTCTTTTAATATTTGAACTGATTTTAGTTACATTCTTGAACATTTCTTGAACATTATCAGTGACTGGGCTGATCAGGGAGCTATTCTATAAGAAAATCTTAATAAAATCACAAAACAAACTATGTAACAGACCCGTAGAATTCATGCAAAGTAGGGTTAACTATTCTTCACAATGATATAACATGAAATATAAGATGTTACATGTACATGCAGTAAGTGATGAATAGATTATCATCATTCATAATGTTAATGTCAACATGGTCTCGTTAGTATATGTAAAAATAGTGATATTTAACCATTTGAGACATATTTTAATTGCAGTGACATATTAGTTATATTTTTGCTAATGTAACACAGAAAATTGCATTAAATCTCATATGTTATGAGTGATGTGCTGACAACAGACAGTGAGTCTAGTGAGAAACTAGCCAGGAATAGAttaagcacagagagacagggagcgtgGAGGGCTCTCTGGCTACGACTCGAGTGCAGGACAGAGAAATACACACTTTTCCCAAATCAACTACTGTATGACCCCtgatgtgtgagtttgtgtgtgtgtgaaacttagagtgagagtgtgtgtgtgtgtgcacagcaaCTAGctagagaaaaagagaaagatagaggagaaagaagagaagagaaagaaagactgtgagagagagagagagagagagagagagagagagagagagagagagagagagagagagagactgtgtgtgagagagtcaaTGTGAGTCTAGAGTCTATAGAATGTGAAGGGGacactct includes:
- the LOC139381665 gene encoding secreted frizzled-related protein 5 isoform X1 encodes the protein MAQGQNNHSNSRQQRAQLLTNPFSTMALSLSMSFFLLLLFLTSPASTADEYDYYSWQSDNFHNGRFYTKQPQCVDIPADLRLCHNVGYKKMRLPNLLDHETMPEVKQQAGSWVPLLAKRCHADTQVFLCSLFAPVCLDRPIYPCRSLCEAVRDSCAPVMETYGFPWPEMLTCDKFPIDNDLCIPMQFSGNQATPAPASKACPPCDNELKADTIMEHYCASDFAIKMKIKEVKKEKGDRKLIAAQKKKKVLKMGVLRKKDLKKLTLYIKNGANCPCAQLDSLGSNFLIMGRKVDQQLLLMSIHKWEKKSKELKFAIKYMKSHQCPTYHTVFQ
- the LOC139381665 gene encoding secreted frizzled-related protein 5 isoform X2, which encodes MAQGQNNHSNSRQQRAQLLTNPFSTMALSLSMSFFLLLLFLTSPASTADEYDYYSWQSDNFHNGRFYTKQPQCVDIPADLRLCHNVGYKKMRLPNLLDHETMPEVKQQAGSWVPLLAKRCHADTQFSGNQATPAPASKACPPCDNELKADTIMEHYCASDFAIKMKIKEVKKEKGDRKLIAAQKKKKVLKMGVLRKKDLKKLTLYIKNGANCPCAQLDSLGSNFLIMGRKVDQQLLLMSIHKWEKKSKELKFAIKYMKSHQCPTYHTVFQ